GACATGGTTTGCCGCGACAGTTCGATGCCCAGCCGGTTCCATTCCTGCTCCTGGCGGTATAGCGGCAGACCGCTGACGAATTTCTGCGTCATGATGTGGGCCACTGCTTCCGGTGAGGCAAAGCAGGCTGGGATGACGGGCTTGTCCACCGGCACCTGAATGATGGGCACGCTCACGGCGTTGGTCTCGCAATTCCGGCAGGCATAGACATACTGCACATGTTCGACGATCACGGCTTGGGCGGGGATGAGCTTGAGTTCCCGGCGGATTTGTTTGCCCATGACATGCAGGTCCGAGCCGCACTTCGGGCAAGCCTGTTCTTCATCCGGCAGCCCGTGTTCGACTACTTCTACTGGTAGGTCGGCGGGCAGCCTTTCGGTGCTTTCCTTGGCTTTTCTGCGGTAATGGGTCTGCGCTGCTGTCAGGTCCGGCTCGGGCAGCTTGTGATCCGCAGTGACTTCCGCTTCGTTAAACAGGTTCAGGGCATCATATTGACTTTTCTCACTGGATAGCCAAGGCGCTTATGGCGTGCCAGGCGCATTTGCCATCAGCCAATTGACCTTTTGGTTCAACTGGGCATTTTCCGCCTGTAAGGCCTCATAATGGGCACGGTTCACGGTCATGGTTTCTTCCTGGGGAGTGGGTTGTTCCGTCACAGTTCTCATAGCCATAGTATAGCATAGGTTGGCTGATTTCCCTATCATTTCCGGCCTTAAATCAGTTGGATTCCCCGCACCGGCTTATGGGCTTTGGGCTGCTCGATGTTCAAGCCTTCCAGCAGCCAGCGAAACTGTTGCCAGGTAATATGTTTGGCTTCGCTTTCCTCCCTGGGCCATTGGAAGCGGCCGGCTTCCAGCCTTTTGTACAACAGCACGAAGCCATCTCCCTCCCAAAAGAGCGCCTTGATGCGATCGCAGCGACGGCCGCAAAACAGGAACAGGCTGTTTGATAACGGGTCTAAGTGAAAGCGTTGCTGTACGGTGGCCGCCAGACCGTCGATGGATTGGCGCAGGTCGGTATAGCCGCAGGCCAGGTAAACCCGCTCAGCCCGGGAGAGATCTCCTAGCATGGACGGTTGAGCGCTGTCAAGGCCGCCTGCACGGTGGCCGCATCGGCGCCGTGATAGATATGGATTTGCGTATCCTGGCGCTGGATGACGAGGGCAATGGTTCCTGTCTGTGGGGTGGGCTGGCGAAGTTCGGCAAAGACGGGGCCTTCTGGTTGTGGCACGGATGGCGTGGCTGCCTCCTGCGACAGGGAAAGCTCCCGGCAGGCCGCCTGGCATACGTGTTTTTGCCAGTGATAGTAAGTCTTGAGGTTTATGTTGTTTTCGCTGCACCAGGTTTGGATGGGTTTGCCGCTATTGCGGCAGGAGCGGATGATTTCGCTCCATTTTTGCAGTCTCACTTCATGCGTCAGTTTTTGTACCTGCACTTTCTTGGACTCCCTTCGATTCTTCGAGAATCTAACGGACTCTGTGGTTCCTTTGAATTCTCTGGCTTCATTTTCTCAGAAGGGATTTTGGCTGTACAGGTGCCCTTGGGGTTGACGCTTACAGAAATCAAACGAGGAACGACGAGCCAATTGCGATCGAACTTGGCTTACTATCAAAGCTATTTCCCTGAGACAGGGCAAGCGGTATACCAAAAAAGACGGTCTAGTTGCAGACCACCCTATAAGCTAGCGGAAGTAGAAGCCTTTTTGCAGTTTGCTCAAAGCAAAATCGTAAAGGACCACGGGTCGCCGGATACAGTGGTAGGCGTTTATAAAACGCACTCAAGCAATCAAGGTCCGGCTTGCGTTTGTGCCAAGACGCTTTATAACTATATCGATCAAGGCCTCCTACCAGTACGAAACATGGATTTAGCCCTGAAAGTTCGGCGCAAACCCAAACAGCAACGGCAACGAAAAAATAAGCGGATCTTGGGGGACAGTATTGAAAAAAGACCCGCCTTAGTAGATAACCGAGAAGAATTTGGTCATTGGGAAATTGATACGGTTTGCGGAAAACGTTCTCAAGATGCGGTGATACTGACTTTAGTCGAACGAAAAACCCGGCAGATCATCACGATTCCCTTAGCTGACAAAACGAGTCCATCTGTCTGTGGTGCCCTAAAGCCATTAAAAAGCGGTTCGGTCGGCGCTTTCAATCGGTTGTTAAAAGCATTACGGCTGATAATGGCCCAGAGTTTTCCGAGCTTGCCGTCCAGTTAGAAAAATGGAACAGCCACGCTTATTTCTCCCATCCCTATTCATCCTGGGAGCGCGGAACCAATGAAAGGCACAATGGACTGATTCGCCGGTTTATCCCTAAAGGGGCTTGCCTTTCTACCATAGCGCCAGAGACGATTCAACGGGTGCAGGATTGGTGCATTCATTTGCCGCGCAAAATCTTGGGGTATAAGACTCCTCAAGAGTGCTTCGATGCTGCACTATTATCGATTTCATAATTTTTATTTCGGTTTTTCTCTAAAGTGTTGCATTTGTTATTGCAGTCTACATGTTTAACTTGATAATTTAAAAGAGTATTCTTTATTTCTTTCTTTTTGCGAAACTTTTTGTAGCTTATCGTATGAAAGTTGTGCCGTTAAAAACACGCTTAACCGAATTTATATGAAATCTGTCGGACCTTTTGGCAGGAAATCGTTCAGTTACAGCGAATGTTAATTTACAGCGAATTATGTAAAAAGATGTAACTAGACTACGGTTTAGCAGATTTTCTGACTAGGAGCAGGTGACTTCTAATGAATTTCTCACGGACAATAACCTTAAACCCGCCAAATTCTATTAGTGCTATTTCTATCTCTAACCGTATAGGGCAATGGCTGTCGCCTGTGTTTCTTTGCGGTGCCGATTACCTAAGCTTAGTTTCGGCCATGTGGTCGGCTTTTTATATGCGCGAATTCATTATTCTCTATCTCTTTCCTGGATTGTTGTCCTATCCAGTTCCCAATTACTTTTATTATATTACCCCAATGGTATTTATGGGTTTTCTTCTCTATGAAAGAATGTACGCTAGGCGGTTGCCATTTTGGAAAAATATTGAGCTTGTTTTCAAAGTGTGCAGTTATTCAGTAGTTCTTATTATTGGGGTATTTTTTGTAACCGGCATCATGAAAGACATGTCGCGCATATTGGTGGCTTTGGTTTGGGTCACATCCT
The Acetonema longum DSM 6540 DNA segment above includes these coding regions:
- the tnpB gene encoding IS66 family insertion sequence element accessory protein TnpB (TnpB, as the term is used for proteins encoded by IS66 family insertion elements, is considered an accessory protein, since TnpC, encoded by a neighboring gene, is a DDE family transposase.); its protein translation is MLGDLSRAERVYLACGYTDLRQSIDGLAATVQQRFHLDPLSNSLFLFCGRRCDRIKALFWEGDGFVLLYKRLEAGRFQWPREESEAKHITWQQFRWLLEGLNIEQPKAHKPVRGIQLI
- the tnpA gene encoding IS66 family insertion sequence element accessory protein TnpA codes for the protein MQVQKLTHEVRLQKWSEIIRSCRNSGKPIQTWCSENNINLKTYYHWQKHVCQAACRELSLSQEAATPSVPQPEGPVFAELRQPTPQTGTIALVIQRQDTQIHIYHGADAATVQAALTALNRPC
- a CDS encoding IS30 family transposase, coding for MRQFLYLHFLGLPSILRESNGLCGSFEFSGFIFSEGILAVQVPLGLTLTEIKRGTTSQLRSNLAYYQSYFPETGQAVYQKRRSSCRPPYKLAEVEAFLQFAQSKIVKDHGSPDTVVGVYKTHSSNQGPACVCAKTLYNYIDQGLLPVRNMDLALKVRRKPKQQRQRKNKRILGDSIEKRPALVDNREEFGHWEIDTVCGKRSQDAVILTLVERKTRQIITIPLADKTSPSVCGALKPLKSGSVGAFNRLLKALRLIMAQSFPSLPSS
- a CDS encoding IS30 family transposase, with the translated sequence MTADNGPEFSELAVQLEKWNSHAYFSHPYSSWERGTNERHNGLIRRFIPKGACLSTIAPETIQRVQDWCIHLPRKILGYKTPQECFDAALLSIS